Proteins from a genomic interval of Chanos chanos chromosome 3, fChaCha1.1, whole genome shotgun sequence:
- the pdia4 gene encoding protein disulfide-isomerase A4 isoform X1, which produces MKKVALILIVLLGLAHFLSVSRCEEDDSAEDKSQEDADDDDDDDDDDDDDDDGDSTEVKEENGVLVLTDANFETFIEGKDTVLVEFYAPWCGHCKQFAPEYEKIAQTLKENDPAIPVAKVDATKENALGSRFEVSGYPTIKILKKGEPVDYEGDRTQQAIVARVKEVAQPDWKPPPEATLVLTKDNFDEVVNNADIILVEFYAPWCGHCKRLAPEYEKAAKELSTRTPPIPLAKVDATAENELASRFDVTGYPTLKIFRKGKPFEYNGPREKFGIVDYMSEQAGPPSKQVQTLKQVQELIKDGDDAVIVGVFSSEQDAAYEIYQEACNTLRDDYRFLHTFSSDVAKFLKASPGQVIMLHPEKFRSKYEPASQSLTVKDSTTSIEIQDFFKKHVLPLVGHRKQSNDAKRYTTRPLVVVYYGVDFSFDYRVATQFWRSKVLEVAKDFPEYTFAIADEEDYADELKSLGLSESGEEVNAAILAEGGKKYAMEPEEFDSDVLREFVMAFKKGKLKPIVKSQAVPKNNKGPVKVVVGKTFEEVVMDTKKDVLIEFYAPWCGHCKKMEPEYAALGKKYKNEKNLVIAKMDATANDVPSDNYKVEGFPTIYFAPSNNKQKPIKFEGSKRDVEGLSKFVEEHATKLSQKRDEL; this is translated from the exons ATGAAGAAGGTTGCACTGATATTGATTGTGCTACTGGGATTAGCACACTTCTTGTCGGTTAGCCGATGTGAAGAAGACG ACTCAGCGGAGGACAAAAGTCAGGAGGAtgcagatgatgatgatgatgatgacgatgacgacgacgacgacgacgatggTGATAGCACAGAAGTTAAAGAAGAGAACGGAGTGCTTGTTCTTACCGATGCAAACTTTGAAACATTTATAGAGGGCAAGGACACGGTACTCGTGGAATTCTATGCACCATG GTGTGGGCACTGCAAGCAGTTTGCCCCCGAGTATGAGAAAATTGCTCAAACACTTAAAGAGAATGATCCAGCTATACCTGTGGCCAAGGTCGATGCGACCAAAGAAAATGCCTTGGGAAGCAGGTTTGAGGTGTCAGGGTATCCCACCATCAAAATCTTGAAGAAGGGAGAGCCTGTGGATTATGAAGGGGATAGAACTCAGCAAG CCATCGTGGCACGGGTTAAAGAGGTGGCCCAGCCTGACTGGAAGCCTCCTCCAGAGGCTACATTAGTCCTGACTAAGGACAATTTTGATGAGGTGGTCAATAACGCTGACATCATCCTGGTGGAGTTCTATGCACCCTG GTGTGGCCACTGTAAACGGCTTGCTCCAGAGTACGAGAAGGCCGCTAAAGAACTCAGCACACGCACTCCACCTATTCCACTGGCGAAGGTTGATGCCACTGCTGAGAATGAACTTGCAAGCAGATTTGATGTGACTGGTTATCCAACACTTAAAATCTTCAGAAAGGGCAAACCATTCGAGTATAATGGACCAAGGGAGAAATTTG GTATCGTTGACTACATGAGTGAGCAGGCAGGGCCCCCATCAAAGCAGGTGCAGACTTTGAAACAAGTCCAGGAATTGATCAAAGATGGAGATGACGCTGTGATAGTGGGAGTTTTCTCCAGTGAACAAGATGCAGCTTATGAAATCTACCAAGAAGCTT GTAATACTCTGAGAGACGACTACAGATTCCTTCACACTTTCAGCAGTGACGTGGCCAAATTTCTCAAAGCTTCTCCCGGCCAAGTGATCATGCTCCATCCCGAGAAATTCCGGTCTAAATACGAGCCTGCATCTCAGTCCTTAACGGTTAAA gatTCCACAACTTCCATAGAAATACAAGATTTCTTCAAGAAACATGTGCTTCCATTAGTgggacacagaaaacagagtaaCGATGCAAAGCGATACACGACACGGCCACTGGTGGTGGTGTATTACGGTGTCGACTTCAGTTTTGACTACAGAGTCG CCACTCAGTTTTGGAGGAGCAAGGTGTTGGAAGTGGCAAAGGATTTCCCAGAATACACTTTTGCCATTGCTGACGAGGAGGACTACGCTGATGAGCTGAAGAGCCTGGGACTTAGCGAGAGTGGAGAGGAAGTGAACGCCGCAATTCTAGCAGAAGGGGGAAAGAAGTATGCAATGGAGCCTGAAGAGTTTGACTCAGATGTCCTCAGGGAATTTGTTATGGCTTTCAAGAAAG GTAAGCTGAAACCCATCGTCAAATCTCAGGCCGTCCCAAAGAACAACAAAGGACCAGTCAAGGTTGTGGTTGGCAAGACCTTTGAAGAAGTCGTCATGGATACAAAGAAGGACGTCCTCATTGAATTCTATGCTCCGTGGTGTGGCCACTGTAAGAAGATGGAACCAGAATATGCAGCACTTGGcaagaaatataaaaatgagaaaaacctGGTCATCGCCAAAATGGACGCCACTGCAAACGATGTACCTTCTGACAACTATAAAGTAGAGGGTTTCCCTACAATATACTTTGCCCCAAGCAACAATAAGCAGAAGCCCATCAAGTTTGAGGGTAGCAAAAGAGATGTGGAGGGTCTCAGTAAATTTGTGGAGGAACATGCCACAAAATTATCTCAAAAGCGAGATGAACTCTAA
- the pdia4 gene encoding protein disulfide-isomerase A4 isoform X2: MKKVALILIVLLGLAHFLSVSRCEEDGKDITEDKSQEDADDDDDDDDDDDDDDDGDSTEVKEENGVLVLTDANFETFIEGKDTVLVEFYAPWCGHCKQFAPEYEKIAQTLKENDPAIPVAKVDATKENALGSRFEVSGYPTIKILKKGEPVDYEGDRTQQAIVARVKEVAQPDWKPPPEATLVLTKDNFDEVVNNADIILVEFYAPWCGHCKRLAPEYEKAAKELSTRTPPIPLAKVDATAENELASRFDVTGYPTLKIFRKGKPFEYNGPREKFGIVDYMSEQAGPPSKQVQTLKQVQELIKDGDDAVIVGVFSSEQDAAYEIYQEACNTLRDDYRFLHTFSSDVAKFLKASPGQVIMLHPEKFRSKYEPASQSLTVKDSTTSIEIQDFFKKHVLPLVGHRKQSNDAKRYTTRPLVVVYYGVDFSFDYRVATQFWRSKVLEVAKDFPEYTFAIADEEDYADELKSLGLSESGEEVNAAILAEGGKKYAMEPEEFDSDVLREFVMAFKKGKLKPIVKSQAVPKNNKGPVKVVVGKTFEEVVMDTKKDVLIEFYAPWCGHCKKMEPEYAALGKKYKNEKNLVIAKMDATANDVPSDNYKVEGFPTIYFAPSNNKQKPIKFEGSKRDVEGLSKFVEEHATKLSQKRDEL; the protein is encoded by the exons ATGAAGAAGGTTGCACTGATATTGATTGTGCTACTGGGATTAGCACACTTCTTGTCGGTTAGCCGATGTGAAGAAGACGGTAAGGACATCA CGGAGGACAAAAGTCAGGAGGAtgcagatgatgatgatgatgatgacgatgacgacgacgacgacgacgatggTGATAGCACAGAAGTTAAAGAAGAGAACGGAGTGCTTGTTCTTACCGATGCAAACTTTGAAACATTTATAGAGGGCAAGGACACGGTACTCGTGGAATTCTATGCACCATG GTGTGGGCACTGCAAGCAGTTTGCCCCCGAGTATGAGAAAATTGCTCAAACACTTAAAGAGAATGATCCAGCTATACCTGTGGCCAAGGTCGATGCGACCAAAGAAAATGCCTTGGGAAGCAGGTTTGAGGTGTCAGGGTATCCCACCATCAAAATCTTGAAGAAGGGAGAGCCTGTGGATTATGAAGGGGATAGAACTCAGCAAG CCATCGTGGCACGGGTTAAAGAGGTGGCCCAGCCTGACTGGAAGCCTCCTCCAGAGGCTACATTAGTCCTGACTAAGGACAATTTTGATGAGGTGGTCAATAACGCTGACATCATCCTGGTGGAGTTCTATGCACCCTG GTGTGGCCACTGTAAACGGCTTGCTCCAGAGTACGAGAAGGCCGCTAAAGAACTCAGCACACGCACTCCACCTATTCCACTGGCGAAGGTTGATGCCACTGCTGAGAATGAACTTGCAAGCAGATTTGATGTGACTGGTTATCCAACACTTAAAATCTTCAGAAAGGGCAAACCATTCGAGTATAATGGACCAAGGGAGAAATTTG GTATCGTTGACTACATGAGTGAGCAGGCAGGGCCCCCATCAAAGCAGGTGCAGACTTTGAAACAAGTCCAGGAATTGATCAAAGATGGAGATGACGCTGTGATAGTGGGAGTTTTCTCCAGTGAACAAGATGCAGCTTATGAAATCTACCAAGAAGCTT GTAATACTCTGAGAGACGACTACAGATTCCTTCACACTTTCAGCAGTGACGTGGCCAAATTTCTCAAAGCTTCTCCCGGCCAAGTGATCATGCTCCATCCCGAGAAATTCCGGTCTAAATACGAGCCTGCATCTCAGTCCTTAACGGTTAAA gatTCCACAACTTCCATAGAAATACAAGATTTCTTCAAGAAACATGTGCTTCCATTAGTgggacacagaaaacagagtaaCGATGCAAAGCGATACACGACACGGCCACTGGTGGTGGTGTATTACGGTGTCGACTTCAGTTTTGACTACAGAGTCG CCACTCAGTTTTGGAGGAGCAAGGTGTTGGAAGTGGCAAAGGATTTCCCAGAATACACTTTTGCCATTGCTGACGAGGAGGACTACGCTGATGAGCTGAAGAGCCTGGGACTTAGCGAGAGTGGAGAGGAAGTGAACGCCGCAATTCTAGCAGAAGGGGGAAAGAAGTATGCAATGGAGCCTGAAGAGTTTGACTCAGATGTCCTCAGGGAATTTGTTATGGCTTTCAAGAAAG GTAAGCTGAAACCCATCGTCAAATCTCAGGCCGTCCCAAAGAACAACAAAGGACCAGTCAAGGTTGTGGTTGGCAAGACCTTTGAAGAAGTCGTCATGGATACAAAGAAGGACGTCCTCATTGAATTCTATGCTCCGTGGTGTGGCCACTGTAAGAAGATGGAACCAGAATATGCAGCACTTGGcaagaaatataaaaatgagaaaaacctGGTCATCGCCAAAATGGACGCCACTGCAAACGATGTACCTTCTGACAACTATAAAGTAGAGGGTTTCCCTACAATATACTTTGCCCCAAGCAACAATAAGCAGAAGCCCATCAAGTTTGAGGGTAGCAAAAGAGATGTGGAGGGTCTCAGTAAATTTGTGGAGGAACATGCCACAAAATTATCTCAAAAGCGAGATGAACTCTAA
- the pdia4 gene encoding protein disulfide-isomerase A4 isoform X3 has translation MKKVALILIVLLGLAHFLSVSRCEEDAEDKSQEDADDDDDDDDDDDDDDDGDSTEVKEENGVLVLTDANFETFIEGKDTVLVEFYAPWCGHCKQFAPEYEKIAQTLKENDPAIPVAKVDATKENALGSRFEVSGYPTIKILKKGEPVDYEGDRTQQAIVARVKEVAQPDWKPPPEATLVLTKDNFDEVVNNADIILVEFYAPWCGHCKRLAPEYEKAAKELSTRTPPIPLAKVDATAENELASRFDVTGYPTLKIFRKGKPFEYNGPREKFGIVDYMSEQAGPPSKQVQTLKQVQELIKDGDDAVIVGVFSSEQDAAYEIYQEACNTLRDDYRFLHTFSSDVAKFLKASPGQVIMLHPEKFRSKYEPASQSLTVKDSTTSIEIQDFFKKHVLPLVGHRKQSNDAKRYTTRPLVVVYYGVDFSFDYRVATQFWRSKVLEVAKDFPEYTFAIADEEDYADELKSLGLSESGEEVNAAILAEGGKKYAMEPEEFDSDVLREFVMAFKKGKLKPIVKSQAVPKNNKGPVKVVVGKTFEEVVMDTKKDVLIEFYAPWCGHCKKMEPEYAALGKKYKNEKNLVIAKMDATANDVPSDNYKVEGFPTIYFAPSNNKQKPIKFEGSKRDVEGLSKFVEEHATKLSQKRDEL, from the exons ATGAAGAAGGTTGCACTGATATTGATTGTGCTACTGGGATTAGCACACTTCTTGTCGGTTAGCCGATGTGAAGAAGACG CGGAGGACAAAAGTCAGGAGGAtgcagatgatgatgatgatgatgacgatgacgacgacgacgacgacgatggTGATAGCACAGAAGTTAAAGAAGAGAACGGAGTGCTTGTTCTTACCGATGCAAACTTTGAAACATTTATAGAGGGCAAGGACACGGTACTCGTGGAATTCTATGCACCATG GTGTGGGCACTGCAAGCAGTTTGCCCCCGAGTATGAGAAAATTGCTCAAACACTTAAAGAGAATGATCCAGCTATACCTGTGGCCAAGGTCGATGCGACCAAAGAAAATGCCTTGGGAAGCAGGTTTGAGGTGTCAGGGTATCCCACCATCAAAATCTTGAAGAAGGGAGAGCCTGTGGATTATGAAGGGGATAGAACTCAGCAAG CCATCGTGGCACGGGTTAAAGAGGTGGCCCAGCCTGACTGGAAGCCTCCTCCAGAGGCTACATTAGTCCTGACTAAGGACAATTTTGATGAGGTGGTCAATAACGCTGACATCATCCTGGTGGAGTTCTATGCACCCTG GTGTGGCCACTGTAAACGGCTTGCTCCAGAGTACGAGAAGGCCGCTAAAGAACTCAGCACACGCACTCCACCTATTCCACTGGCGAAGGTTGATGCCACTGCTGAGAATGAACTTGCAAGCAGATTTGATGTGACTGGTTATCCAACACTTAAAATCTTCAGAAAGGGCAAACCATTCGAGTATAATGGACCAAGGGAGAAATTTG GTATCGTTGACTACATGAGTGAGCAGGCAGGGCCCCCATCAAAGCAGGTGCAGACTTTGAAACAAGTCCAGGAATTGATCAAAGATGGAGATGACGCTGTGATAGTGGGAGTTTTCTCCAGTGAACAAGATGCAGCTTATGAAATCTACCAAGAAGCTT GTAATACTCTGAGAGACGACTACAGATTCCTTCACACTTTCAGCAGTGACGTGGCCAAATTTCTCAAAGCTTCTCCCGGCCAAGTGATCATGCTCCATCCCGAGAAATTCCGGTCTAAATACGAGCCTGCATCTCAGTCCTTAACGGTTAAA gatTCCACAACTTCCATAGAAATACAAGATTTCTTCAAGAAACATGTGCTTCCATTAGTgggacacagaaaacagagtaaCGATGCAAAGCGATACACGACACGGCCACTGGTGGTGGTGTATTACGGTGTCGACTTCAGTTTTGACTACAGAGTCG CCACTCAGTTTTGGAGGAGCAAGGTGTTGGAAGTGGCAAAGGATTTCCCAGAATACACTTTTGCCATTGCTGACGAGGAGGACTACGCTGATGAGCTGAAGAGCCTGGGACTTAGCGAGAGTGGAGAGGAAGTGAACGCCGCAATTCTAGCAGAAGGGGGAAAGAAGTATGCAATGGAGCCTGAAGAGTTTGACTCAGATGTCCTCAGGGAATTTGTTATGGCTTTCAAGAAAG GTAAGCTGAAACCCATCGTCAAATCTCAGGCCGTCCCAAAGAACAACAAAGGACCAGTCAAGGTTGTGGTTGGCAAGACCTTTGAAGAAGTCGTCATGGATACAAAGAAGGACGTCCTCATTGAATTCTATGCTCCGTGGTGTGGCCACTGTAAGAAGATGGAACCAGAATATGCAGCACTTGGcaagaaatataaaaatgagaaaaacctGGTCATCGCCAAAATGGACGCCACTGCAAACGATGTACCTTCTGACAACTATAAAGTAGAGGGTTTCCCTACAATATACTTTGCCCCAAGCAACAATAAGCAGAAGCCCATCAAGTTTGAGGGTAGCAAAAGAGATGTGGAGGGTCTCAGTAAATTTGTGGAGGAACATGCCACAAAATTATCTCAAAAGCGAGATGAACTCTAA